The genomic DNA AGTGGCTAAGGCGAGGAGAGGAAGTAGGCTTTTGCGCATGAGCTCCACAATAGACCGGGATACCGATGCGCTCCGCACCGGCATTCATATTCTCACCGCTGGCCTGCTGGTGGTAGGTATATTTACCTCTGTACGGATGCCGCTTTCGCAGGCGGTTATCAACCTATTGCTCCTAGTGGGTTTTGCGGCGGTGTACTTTGCCGGTTCGGTTTACGCGGAATCTTGGGCTAGGCCACTGCGCTACCTGTGGCTATGCATCCTTACGGTGCTGTGGGTGGCGGATCTATTCGTGGCACCGGCGGCAATCTATTTGGTATTCGCCATGTTCTTTTTGTACCTGACGGTACTGGATATGGCGGCGGGCATAGCGTGTGTCGTAGGGGCCTCGGTCATCACCGTGGTGGTCCAGATTCCGCAGGGCCTGACCTTTGGCGGAGTCATGGGGCCGGCGGTCTCTGCGCTGGTGACGATAGCGATTACCTACGCCTTCCGGACCCTATCGCGGATGAATAAGGAGCTGATAGAAACACGCTCGCAGCTAGCAGCCACGGAGCGTGATGCTGGCATGGTGGCCGAACGCCAACGTATTGCGCACGAGATTCATGACACTCTCGCACAGGGGTTGTCCTCCATCCAGATGCTCTTGCATTCGGCTGACCGTGATTTGGATAAGCAGGATGCGGATAAAGCGCGGGAGCGAATCGAGCTGGCTCGCAGGACCGCTGCGGATAATCTGCACGAAGCAAGAGCCATGATCGCTGCCTTGCAGCCGCCAACTTTGACTGAGGCATCGCTTGAGGCCGCGTTGACCCGCATGGCGGAAAATTTCGCCGCTACCGGGGACATACACGTGGAAGTTGAATCTGAGGGGGAGGTGCAGCGGCTGCCTATGAAGGTGGAAGCGGCATTGCTGCGGATTGCGCAGGGTGCGGTGGGGAACGTCGTCAAGCATGCAGGTGCTACCCGCTCCCGGATCACAGTGACGTATGAGGGGGATGAGGTGCGTTTGGACGTGGTGGATAATGGCAAAGGCTTTGAGCCGGCCATGGTGGAAAGTGCTCCCTCAGGACTGGGGCATATTGGGCTTGCGGCGATGCGACGCCGGGCGCAGGAACTTGGTGGGGAGGTCATTATTGAATCTGCGCCGGGGGAAGGAACTGCCGTGTCAGTTAGTATGCCCTTAGACAACGGGGTAGATTAAACTTTTGGTTGACAAAGACATCGATAGGAGGAATGTCGTGATTCGGGTCCTATTGGCAGATGACCACGAGATCGTCCGGCTAGGTCTGCGCTCCGTGCTCGAGGGCGCAGAGGATATCGACGTCGTAGGGGAGGTCGCTACGGCCGAATCTGCGGTGTCGGCCGCGCAGGCGGGCGGCATCGATGTCATCTTGATGGACCTGCGCTTTGGAGCCGGCGTAGAAGGGACCCGCGTTATGGGCGGCGCGGAGGCTACTGCGCAGATTCGTTCCGCCATGGCCACCCCGCCCAAAGTCCTCGTGGTCACCAATTATGACAC from Corynebacterium tuberculostearicum includes the following:
- a CDS encoding sensor histidine kinase — protein: MSSTIDRDTDALRTGIHILTAGLLVVGIFTSVRMPLSQAVINLLLLVGFAAVYFAGSVYAESWARPLRYLWLCILTVLWVADLFVAPAAIYLVFAMFFLYLTVLDMAAGIACVVGASVITVVVQIPQGLTFGGVMGPAVSALVTIAITYAFRTLSRMNKELIETRSQLAATERDAGMVAERQRIAHEIHDTLAQGLSSIQMLLHSADRDLDKQDADKARERIELARRTAADNLHEARAMIAALQPPTLTEASLEAALTRMAENFAATGDIHVEVESEGEVQRLPMKVEAALLRIAQGAVGNVVKHAGATRSRITVTYEGDEVRLDVVDNGKGFEPAMVESAPSGLGHIGLAAMRRRAQELGGEVIIESAPGEGTAVSVSMPLDNGVD